A region of Myxococcus stipitatus DSM 14675 DNA encodes the following proteins:
- a CDS encoding endonuclease: MTKLGATFVPVTSAKSTAGTQPTPLTQSISPNADIKDNTTVTSTLEMAQDAKVSSLKLDLDIEHTYRGDLMVKLTAPSGKSVMVSDRQGSSADDLKGSFDLSAFAGESTKGTWTLEVQDKARGDSGTLKQWGLNIVPETKAPEPEPEPSDDPFDGLRDDALLKAVRDSNSGIKVVSYNDARKHIFSSLDVKDNGKVECVYTGLETQGGKIPNNSVMNVEHTWPQSKGATGPAKSDLHHLFPTDSKANSKRSSFPFGEVVNVKWSHNGAKLGTDAKGNTVFEPPDSHKGNVARAMFYFSSQYGRPIPNDEEAALKKWNKLDAVDAAEIERNRKVATIQGNTNKFIEHSNLADRIKDF; this comes from the coding sequence ATGACGAAGCTGGGCGCGACCTTCGTCCCCGTGACGTCCGCGAAGTCCACGGCCGGCACGCAGCCCACGCCGCTGACGCAGAGCATCAGCCCCAACGCGGACATCAAGGACAACACCACCGTCACCAGCACGCTGGAGATGGCGCAGGACGCGAAGGTGTCGTCGCTCAAGCTGGACCTGGACATCGAGCACACCTACCGCGGCGACCTGATGGTCAAGCTGACCGCGCCGTCGGGCAAGAGCGTGATGGTGTCCGACCGCCAGGGCAGCTCCGCGGACGACCTCAAGGGCTCCTTCGACCTGTCCGCCTTCGCGGGCGAGTCCACCAAGGGAACCTGGACGCTGGAGGTCCAGGACAAGGCCCGCGGCGACAGCGGCACGCTGAAGCAGTGGGGCCTGAACATCGTCCCCGAGACGAAGGCGCCGGAGCCGGAGCCCGAGCCGTCGGATGACCCGTTCGATGGCCTGCGCGACGACGCGCTGCTGAAGGCCGTGCGCGACTCGAACAGCGGCATCAAGGTCGTCAGCTACAACGACGCCCGCAAGCACATCTTCAGCAGCCTGGACGTGAAGGACAACGGCAAGGTCGAGTGCGTCTACACGGGCCTCGAGACCCAGGGCGGGAAGATTCCCAACAACTCGGTCATGAACGTGGAGCACACCTGGCCGCAGTCGAAGGGCGCCACGGGCCCCGCGAAGAGCGACCTGCACCACCTGTTCCCCACCGACAGCAAGGCGAACTCGAAGCGCAGCAGCTTCCCGTTCGGCGAAGTGGTGAACGTGAAGTGGAGCCACAACGGCGCCAAGCTCGGCACGGACGCCAAGGGCAACACCGTCTTCGAGCCGCCCGACTCCCACAAGGGCAACGTGGCGCGCGCGATGTTCTACTTCTCGTCGCAGTACGGCCGCCCCATTCCGAACGACGAAGAGGCCGCCCTCAAGAAGTGGAACAAGCTGGACGCGGTGGACGCCGCTGAAATCGAGCGCAACCGCAAGGTGGCGACCATCCAGGGCAACACCAACAAGTTCATCGAGCACTCGAACCTGGCGGACCGCATCAAGGACTTCTAG
- a CDS encoding DUF4833 domain-containing protein, with protein sequence MTWLRNAVVAVLTAFCALAATEASAQTTPSAFFLSRSENRNQVHYALRVDESCRPVGTQPVFVYWRMLERGESEVEDLLGVEQPVYGLDGTQQVEATADGWKVRIRLRAFPERPIDITTSTARGQCTVQAWTRVGAHVAQLEHIFVKTSWPFSVDFVRLDGTGPDGHPVTELVRSRD encoded by the coding sequence ATGACTTGGCTCAGGAACGCTGTCGTCGCCGTGCTGACGGCCTTCTGCGCCCTCGCGGCCACCGAGGCCTCGGCCCAGACGACGCCCTCCGCCTTCTTCCTGTCCCGGAGCGAGAACCGGAACCAGGTCCACTACGCCCTCCGCGTCGACGAGTCCTGCCGCCCCGTGGGGACCCAGCCCGTCTTCGTCTATTGGCGGATGCTGGAGCGCGGCGAATCGGAGGTAGAAGACCTGCTGGGCGTCGAGCAGCCCGTGTACGGCCTGGACGGAACGCAGCAGGTGGAGGCCACCGCCGACGGCTGGAAGGTGCGCATCCGCCTCAGGGCCTTCCCGGAGCGCCCCATCGACATCACCACCTCCACGGCCCGGGGCCAATGCACCGTGCAGGCCTGGACCCGGGTCGGCGCCCACGTCGCGCAGCTCGAGCACATCTTCGTGAAGACCTCCTGGCCCTTCTCGGTCGACTTCGTGCGGCTGGACGGCACGGGCCCGGACGGCCACCCCGTCACCGAGCTGGTCCGCTCGAGGGACTGA
- a CDS encoding GatB/YqeY domain-containing protein, which yields MRTVSEWKAVLRAALKEAMRTRDTQATAALRATMAAIDNAEAADLSVAPAAVLGVVAGSAGGLGSGEVARLALTPEAVQAVVDRELQERRDAVALYTQLGKTDEARAVQAQLEVLLAL from the coding sequence ATGCGAACGGTCAGTGAGTGGAAGGCGGTCCTGCGCGCGGCGCTGAAGGAGGCGATGCGCACCCGAGACACCCAGGCGACGGCGGCGCTTCGCGCGACGATGGCCGCCATCGACAACGCGGAGGCCGCCGACCTGAGCGTGGCTCCCGCGGCCGTCCTGGGGGTGGTCGCCGGAAGCGCGGGAGGGTTGGGCAGCGGTGAGGTTGCTCGGTTGGCCCTGACGCCCGAGGCGGTGCAGGCCGTGGTCGACCGGGAGCTCCAGGAGCGCCGGGACGCGGTGGCCCTCTACACCCAGCTGGGCAAGACGGACGAGGCCCGCGCGGTCCAGGCTCAGCTCGAGGTGCTGCTGGCGCTGTGA
- a CDS encoding SDR family oxidoreductase, whose translation MADAPIAITGCTGRLGGRIARRLAARGIPLRLIARDAKRAPALPGAEVRVATYQDRDAMARALEGTQTALFVSATESPHRLEEHFAFIETAAAVGIETLVYTSFYGAAPDATFTFARDHWATEQKLREQRFASVMLRDNLYLDFLPMMVGEDDIIRGPAGNGRVAAVAQDDIADVATAVLLNPGAHRGQTYSLTGPQSLSFDDIAAVLSRRLGRSIRYYAESIDEAYRSRAKYRAEPWQVDAWVSTYTAVAEGELSDVTTDVERTSGHAPMGLDTLPLHSASSTSS comes from the coding sequence ATGGCGGACGCACCCATTGCCATCACCGGCTGCACGGGAAGGTTGGGAGGACGCATCGCGAGACGGCTCGCCGCGCGGGGTATTCCCCTCCGCCTCATCGCTCGCGATGCGAAGAGGGCCCCCGCCCTCCCCGGTGCCGAGGTGCGCGTCGCGACCTACCAGGACCGGGACGCGATGGCGCGAGCGCTCGAGGGAACACAAACCGCGCTCTTCGTCTCCGCGACGGAATCCCCCCACCGCCTCGAGGAGCACTTCGCCTTCATCGAGACCGCGGCCGCCGTGGGAATCGAGACCCTGGTCTACACGTCGTTCTACGGCGCGGCCCCGGATGCGACGTTCACCTTCGCCCGGGACCACTGGGCCACCGAGCAGAAGCTGCGCGAGCAGCGCTTCGCCTCGGTGATGCTCCGGGACAACCTCTACCTGGACTTCCTCCCGATGATGGTCGGCGAGGACGACATCATTCGCGGCCCCGCGGGGAACGGCCGGGTCGCCGCCGTGGCCCAGGACGACATCGCGGACGTCGCCACCGCGGTGCTGCTGAACCCCGGCGCCCACCGGGGCCAGACGTACTCACTGACGGGCCCTCAGTCCCTGAGCTTCGACGACATCGCCGCCGTGCTGAGCCGGCGACTGGGCCGGAGCATCCGGTACTACGCCGAGAGCATCGACGAGGCCTACCGCTCCCGAGCGAAGTACCGGGCCGAGCCCTGGCAGGTGGACGCCTGGGTCAGCACGTACACGGCCGTCGCGGAGGGGGAACTCTCGGACGTCACGACCGATGTCGAGCGCACCTCGGGCCACGCCCCCATGGGCCTGGACACCCTCCCGCTTCACAGCGCCAGCAGCACCTCGAGCTGA